Proteins found in one Oreochromis niloticus isolate F11D_XX linkage group LG22, O_niloticus_UMD_NMBU, whole genome shotgun sequence genomic segment:
- the LOC109196535 gene encoding major histocompatibility complex class I-related gene protein-like, producing MKLFLLFFFCRDLFAVKHSLKHVATGSSGVPNISEFLSEMVVDGIQAGYCDSRNKILEPRQDWVKKILDDNPQQLKSLTVQCFVTLPNLFRAWIFGLQQQFNQPGGIHILQSISGCEWNESTGEMINFLRYAYNGEDFLEFDMKTLRWIALKPEAVITKQRWDTDENRIKYTVEFLSTTCPKWLKMSLESGKRSLQRTVLPSVSLLQKSSSSPVSCHATGFYPQRAVMFWRKDGEEIHDGVDPGEILPNNDETFQMCVDLNVSSVRPEDWSRYDCVFQLSDGDDIITKLDKKVIRTNCGKIIPVIEKTSDRMISIIAAVVVPVLLILFAVVGFAGYKKRKGRNSSSPLPGNTAELLEKLKQDPHV from the exons ATGAagttatttttgctgtttttcttctgccGTGATTTATTTGCAg TGAAACACTCACTGAAGCATGTGGCCACTGGATCGTCAGGAGTCCCAAACATATCAGAGTTTTTGAGTGAAATGGTGGTTGATGGCATTCAGGCGGGTTACTGTGACAGCAGGAACAAAATACTAGAACCAAGACAGGACTGGGTAAAGAAAATATTAGATGACAACCCTCAGCAGCTGAAGTCTTTGACTGTACAGTGTTTTGTGACTCTGCCAAACTTATTCCGAGCCTGGATTTTTGGTTTACAGCAGCAGTTCAACCAACCTGGAG gCATCCACATTTTACAGAGTATAAGTGGCTGTGAATGGAATGAAAGCACTGGAGAGATGATCAACTTTTTACGGTATGCTTACAACGGAGAAGACTTTCTTGAATTTGATATGAAGACATTAAGGTGGATCGCACTGAAACCAGAGGCTGTCATTACCAAACAGAGATGGGACACTGAcgaaaatagaataaaatacacCGTCGAGTTCCTCAGTACGACTTGTCCAAAGTGGCTGAAGATGTCTTTGGAAAGTGGGAAACGTTCCCTGCAGAGAACAG tTCTTCCCTCAGTGTCTCTCCTCCAGAAGTCTTCGTCCTCTCCAGTCAGCTGCCACGCTACAGGTTTCTACCCTCAAAGAGCCGTGATGTTCTGGAGGAAAGATGGAGAGGAGATTCATGATGGTGTGGATCCTGGAGAGATCCTCCCCAACAATGACGAGACCTTCCAGATGTGTGTTGATCTGAATGTTTCATCAGTCAGACCAGAAGACTGGAGCAGATAcgactgtgtgtttcagctCTCTGACGGcgatgacatcatcaccaaactgGATAAAAAAGTGATCAGAACCAACTGTGGAAAAATAATACCTGTCATAG AGAAGACCTCTGACAGGATGATCTCCATCATTGCTGCAGTGGTTGTTCCAGTTCTTCTCatcctttttgctgttgttggaTTTGCTGGTTACAAAAAGAGGAAAG gcAGAAACTCAAGTTCACCTT TGCCTGGCAACACTGCTGAACTGTTGGAGAAACTGAAACAAGATCCACATGTATAA
- the LOC109196372 gene encoding major histocompatibility complex class I-related gene protein-like, whose translation MKLCLLLIFCHSLFAVKHSLKYFVTGSSGVPNIPEFMGVVVFNGIQAGYCDSNNKILKPKQDWAKKILQTSPQHKEWYNHMCFKEQPNFFKNMISNLKQFTKSEGVHVLQRIGGCERDENTGEVTGLVHFGYNAEDFLEFNLETLTWIALKPEADIIKQEWDADRVRTKHNENFLTQICPEWLKMYVDSAKSPLQKSVLPSLSLLQKTPSSPVSCHATGFYPDRGLMFWRKDGEELHEGVDPGEILPNNDETFQMSVDLNVSSVTPEDWRRYDCVFQLSDGEDNIITSLTKTLIRTNWVENITKDVPELESNWFLSTSEADMKESSEEAGEQFSLSECTIISRIRSML comes from the exons ATGAAGTTGTGTTTGCTGCTTATCTTCTGTCATAGTTTATTTGCAG TGAAACATTCACTGAAGTATTTTGTCACTGGATCCTCTGGAGTCCCAAACATCCCAGAGTTTATGGGTGTAGTGGTGTTTAACGGCATCCAGGCGGGTTACTGTGACAGCAACAACAAGATATTAAAACCAAAACAGGACTGGGCGAAGAAAATATTACAAACCAGTCCTCAGCACAAGGAGTGGTACAATCACATGTGTTTCAAGGAACAGCCAAACTTCTTCAAAAACATGATTTCTAATTTGAAGCAATTCACCAAAAGTGAAG GTGTCCATGTTTTACAGAGGATAGGCGGCTGTGAACGTGATGAAAACACTGGTGAGGTGACTGGCTTAGTACACTTTGGTTATAACGCAGAAGACTTTCTTGAATTCAATCTGGAGACACTGACATGGATCGCACTGAAACCAGAGGCTGACATTATTAAACAGGAATGGGATGCTGACAGAGTTCGAACTAAACACAATGAAAACTTCCTCACTCAGATTTGTCCAGAGTGGCTGAAGATGTATGTGGACAGTGCAAAAAGCCCCCTACAGAAATCAG tTCTTCCCTCACTGTCTCTCCTCCAGAAGACTCCCTCCTCTCCAGTCAGCTGCCACGCTACAGGTTTTTATCCTGACAGAGGTCTGATGTTCTGGAGGAAAGATGGAGAGGAGCTTCATGAGGGTGTGGATCCTGGAGAGATTCTCCCCAACAATGATGAGACCTTCCAGATGAGTGTTGATCTGAACGTTTCATCCGTCACACCTGAAGACTGGAGAAGATAcgactgtgtgtttcagctCTCTGATGGTGAAGACAACATCATCACCAGCCTGACTAAAACATTGATCAGAACCAACTGGGTTGAAAACATTACAAAAG ATGTGCCAGAACTAGAATCCAACTGGTTTCTTTCTACCTCTGAGGCTGACATGAAGGAGTCCTCAGAGGAGGCTGGAGAGCAGTTTTCTCTCTCAGAGTGCACGATCATTTCCAGAATCCGTTCTATGCTGTAG